In the Vulpes vulpes isolate BD-2025 chromosome 12, VulVul3, whole genome shotgun sequence genome, gggggatccctgggtggcgcagcggtttggcgcctgcctttggcccagggcgcgatcctggagacccgggatcgaatcccacatcaggctcccggtgcatggagcctgcttccccctccgcctgtgtctctgcctctctctctctctctctctgtgactatcataaataaataaaaattaaaaaaataaaaaaataaaaataaataaatatgtgctggTGTAACTGGCTAAGTTTTAGGGTaacttgttatgcagcaatagtaATACAGACAGGAAGTGGGGAAACTCTGATAAGCTCCACGGCTTTCAATGTATGTACTGCAGTATGGCAAAGGCCTTAAGATACAACATTCTTGTGCCACaccaattttcctctttttaaagttgGGTTGTTTGGGGAAAAAGTTAGGTTGCCtgctttcttattgttgagtctttatagttcttcatatattctggcaATGAGTCCTTTTCCAGATAGATGACATGCAGACATTTTCTCCCACATTTGTATTCTCTTAACATTGTCTTCCAGAggcagaagttttaaaatttttataaagtacaaTTTATTCACTTTGTCTTGATGGATCATACTTTTGGAATTATATGtgagaaatctttgcctaactcaTATTCATgggttttcttctatgttttctattAATTAATCTATCGTTTTAGGCTTTACATTTGATCTGCAACTCATTTTGAATAAGTTTTTCTATATGGTATGAAGTAGGAATTGAAATTCGTCTTCTTGGATGTTGACAACCAATTATTCCAGCaccccatttgttgaaaagactttctcctttgttgaaaatcatctGGCTGTCCATATATGAGTGGATCTGTATCTCAACTCTCTATCCTGGTCCCTCGATCTACTTGTCTATATTTATACTGATACTACATTGTcctaatttctgttgttttatgttAAGTCTTGAAGTAATTTGGTATTAATCCtcaaactttattcttttgcaaattgttttggctactctGAGTCCTATGTATTTCcacaagaatttttattttttaattttttttataatttattttttattggtgttaatttaccaacatacagaataacacccagtactcatcccgtcaagtgcccccctcagtgcccgtcacccattcacccccaccccccgccctcctccccttccaccacccctagttcgtttcccagagttaggagtctttatgttctgtctccctttctgatatttcccacacatttcttctcccttcccttatattccctttcactattatttatattccccaaatgaatgagaacatacaatgtttatccttctccattgacttacttgactcagcataataccctccagttccatccacttcgaagcaaatggtgtgtatttgtcatttctaatggctgagtaatattccattgtatacataaaccacatcttctttatccattcatctttcgatggacaccgaggctccttccacagttgggctattgtggacattgctgctataaacatcggggtgcaggtgtctcagagtttcattgcatctgaatctttggggtaaatccccaacagtgcaattgctgggtcgtagggcaggtctatttttaactctttgaggaaccaccacacagttttccagagtggctgtaccagttcacattcccaccaacagtgtaagagggctcccttttctccgcatcctctccaacatttgtggcttcctgccttgttaattttccccattctcactggtgtgaggtggtatctcattgtagttttgatttgtatttccctgatggcaagtgatgcagagcattttctcatgtgcttgttggcactgtctatgtcttcctctgtgagatttctcttcatgtcttttgctcatttcatgattggattgtttgtttctttgctgttgagtttaataagttctttatagatcttggaaactagccctttatctgatacgtcatttgcaaatatcttctcccattctgtaggttgtcttttagttttgttgactgtatcctttgctgtgcaaagcttcttatcttgatgaagtcccaatagttcatttttgcttttgtttcttttgccttcgtggatgtatcttgcaagaagttactgtggccgatttcaaaaagggtgttgcctgtgttctcctctaggattttgatggaatcttgtctcacatttagatctttcatccattttgagtttatctttgtgtatggtgaaagagagaggtctagtttcattcttctgcatatggatgtccaattttcccagcaccatttattgaagagactgtctttcttccaatagatagtctttcctcctttatcgaatattagttgaccataaagttcagggtccacttctgggttctctattctgttccattgatatatccacaagaatttttaaatgagcatGTCAATTTCTCAAAAGTGGAGAGGTGACATCATAATAATATTGAGTATTCTGACTAACGGACaggtatatctctccattttttaaggtctcatttaatttttctcaacagTGTTTTGCAGCTGAAGTGTGGgaccaggaaatttaacaaaataccctacccctggacaagcagagcaggactgactctattttgggctaCACCCACCTTgcgctgacctgcttattacttagggcactgccccgccccagtcaaagaccaggacacaccctaatcggaaatccggCTCAGTGGACCAGCATGACtatgcaactttctgcgtatcccattggccactggcccctataaagctgctaagcctcttagtctcggggtccaagtccctgctccgctgcgtgGGGTATGcctggacccaggctcgagcttgtaaataaaccctcgtgtgtttgcatcggtgtcggctccttggcggtttctcggattggcgatcttgggcacaaccgAAGTACATTGGCCTTGCACATTTTTGCTAGAAGTTTATCCCTATTTCATGTTTTTACGCTATTTTCAgtggtattgttttttaaaatttctatgtcCAGTTGTTCACAATGAGTATACAGAAGTACAATTGAATTTATATACCAGCTTTATATCTTACAGCCTTGCTAAATTCACTTCCATTTAGACTGCTAAATTCACAGTCATCTGTGAATAAAGGCaactttccttctttattccaaCTAgatgccttttagttcttttttttcttttgaatttttttttacttttaattaattattttatttttttataaatttatttttattggtgttcaatttgccaacatatagaataacacccagtgctcatccttttAGTTCTTGTCCTTGCCTCATAGCACTGGCTAGAACCTCTAGCACAATGCTGAACAGAAGTTCTAAGAGTAGATATCCTTGAATTGTTTTTAATCTTAGCAAATATGCATCTAGTCTTTCATCATTAACTATGATCTTAGCTGTTAGATGTCCTTTATTAGCTGGAGGAATTCTTTTCTAGTTTGTGAACTTAAAAAATCAGGAAGGCATCTTGTATTTTGTCAGATAtcttttctacatctattgagatgatcaaattgtttttcttttttagtttggtAATATGATGACTTATAccaattgatttttcaaattttaagccAACTCTGCATTCCTGGGATAACcgcacttggtcatgatgtattatcctttttatatttttttgtttcaatttgctaaaattttgtatAAAAGTTTTCTATCTATGCTCGTGAGGGATATTTATCTGtacttttatttcttgtaatgtcttatctggttttggcatcaaGGTAGTGCTGGCCTCATGGAGCAATTTGGTAAATatcccctcctcttcaattttgcTCTAAAAGAGTTTGTGGAAAGGTCTGCGCCTGCGTGGCCACTGCTCGCCGGCTCGCGGACCTGCGGTCTGGCGGTACCGGGAGCCCGCGGCGATGGCGTGATCTAGCAGAGAGATGGCTACCATtggttactttatttttctgtggcaAGACTGTCATGGACCTGGATATTTCAGGTTAAAAATATCCTTCATGAAGAAGAAAGATCTTAAGCAACATGGTGGATTCAGAAGCTCATGAAAAGAGACCGACCGCCCATCCTAACATCTTCAAAACAAGATCTGTCACCTCACATGTTGGTGAAATGTTGGTGAAATGAAGCATTTCACATGGTGGATTCAGAAGCTCATGAAAAGAGACCGACCGCCCATCCTAACATCTTCAAAACAAGATCTGTCACCTCACATGTTGGTGAAATGAAGCATTACTGTGCAGCTTTCAACAATGTAGCAATTACATATCCCGTTCAGAAGGTGCTCTTTAGGCAGCAGCTGTATGGAATCAAAACCCGGGATGCAGTGCTTCAGTTGAGGAGGGATGGCTTTCGAAACTTGTACTGCGGAATCCTTCCCCCACTGATGCAGAAGACAACTACACTGGCACTTATGTTTGGTCTGTACGAGGACTTATCTTGCCTTCTCCGGAAGCATATCAGTACCCCTGAGTTTGCAACCCGTAGTGTGGCAGCAGTACTTGCAGGCACAACAGAAGCGATTTTCACTCCATTGGAAAGAGTTCAGACATTGCTTCAAGACCATAAGCATCATGACAAATTTACAAACACTTGCCAGGCTTTCAAGGCACTCAAATGCCATGGAATTAGAGAGTATTATCAAGGCTTGATACCTGTTCTTTTCCGCAATGGATTCAGCAATGTCCTTCTCTTTGGCCTTGGAGGTCCCGTTAAGGAGCATCTGCCTACCGCCAAAACTCACAGCGCCCATTTGGTCAATGATTTTATCTGTGGAGGTCTGTTGGGTGCCATGTTGGGAATCTTGTTTTTCCCAGTTAATGTTGTGAAAACTCTAATGCAGTCTCAGATTAGTGGGGAATTTCAGTCTTTTCCCAAGGTTTTCCAGAAAATCTGGCTAGAGCGGGACAGGAAGCTGACAAATCTTTTCAGAGGTGCTCATCTGAATTACCATCGATCCCTCATCTCTTGGGGCATAATCAATACAACTTATGAGTTCTTGTTAAAGATTATatgaaagagggatccctgggtggcgcagcggtttggcgcctgcctttggcccagggcgcgatcctggagacccgggatcgaatcccacgtcgggcttccggtgcatggagcctgcttctctgcctctctctctgtgtgtgactatcataaataaacttaaaaaaatatattaaaaaaaaaaaaaagattatatgaaAGAAACTATCAGTTAAGTGCCATTTATTAACTGAATAGACCTAAGAAAAATGTGGTTTGGCATTGTTCCTAATTGGCCAAATATAAGTTGGTGTCATTAGTTCAGGACACAGTGAATTATGGGCAAAGCTGTTTTCTTGAAGCACCaacaaaatcagaataaaagattctaataggaaaataaaataaaataataaaagaatttgtggagaattggtattttttttcttaaatgtttggtagaatgaAACCAATGAAGACACCTGGACCTGGAGATTTATTTTTGGGAAGGTCTTTGactaaaaattctatttcctttataACTATAGGTCaacttgtttatttcttctcagGAAAGTCTTGATAGTTTGCATTTTGTAAGAAATTTGTCgttttcatctaagttgttgaatttattggcataaagttcaTAATAGCCTCTTGTTCTTCTTTTGCTATCTGCAAGATTGGTGGTACAGTCACCTCTCTCATTCCTTATATTGGTAATTTCAACCCACTATTTTTCCTGAAAAGTCTGGCgagagtttatcaattttattaatttctcaaaGCAACGATTTGGAATTATCCATTTTCTCTATTGtatctctattttctattttatagatctctcatatttattatttccttccttttgcttgctttgaattttattattttttttaatttttatttatttatgatagtcacacacagagagagagccaggcagagacacaggcagagggagaagcaggctccatgcaccgggagcctgacgtgggattcaatcccgggtctccagtatcgcgccctgggccaaaggcaagcgccaaactgctgcgccacacagggatcccttgctttgaattttatttgctctttttatcttgtttctAATGTGGAACCTGAATTTGTGGATTTGAGGGGTTTTTTTACATAGATCTAGTTAGTACTAATATTTCTCCCTGCACCCTAcaaattttattctccttttcattcagaatatattttaaaatacttttaattgccctttagatttttcctttatttagaaatgtcttattttgtttccaaatatttggtgCTTTTCCAGATGTATTTCTGTAAttgaatttctaatttaattccatttcagTCAGAGAACACATTTTGTATAActtgaattcttttaaatttattgatatttgaATTATGACAATGCAATGTTTCATGTGCATGTGAAGAatatgtatattctgctgttacTGGGTGAAATATTCTTATGAAGGACATTTATATTAAGTTaatataaattaacatataattaatataaattgaGGCATTGTTCAagccttttatattttactgactttcttttactttttctatcaGTTATTGAGAAATGGTTCTTGAAATCTCTGAATACGATAGACTTATTTCTCCTCAGTCCTTTTTTACTTTTCGTGAAGCTGTGTTATTCGGAGCAAAAATGATTAGTACTGTTACGTTCTCTTGATTAATTAACCCATGTATCACTATAAAATGACTTTTATCTGTGTTCCTACTCTTTGCTGTGAAATCTTCACCTAAGATTAATATGGCGACTgcagctttctttttattagaattagcatgctttatcttttttctatccttttagcagatttgtctttatatttgaaatttgcttctTATGGGCAGCATACAATTCAGTCTTGCTTTTTCAATTACTCAACCTCTGCCTtcctattttgattattattattgacaTAGTTGGGTTTAAGCTTATCATCCTACTATTCATTTTCAgtgttctttgtttcattttttcctctttacttctgccttcttttgaatTCAGTGTTTTCTGTGATCCCATTTGatctcatttgattttctataattatttgtttttgttattttggttgTTAAACTAGGGTTTATGGTTTAAGTATTAAACATTACCAACTAACTTCAAGTGTCACTAatacatttcatatataatatgagaaatttataatagtatatttctatttctccacTCTATGCCTTTATGGCcttattgtcatatattttacttatacatatattttaaatgcactgTTATTTCTGTTCAGTCATTTATCTTTAAAGAGACATGAATAATAGGAAAATGTGTGTTTACCTGCATTCTAatcatttgtagttttttttttttttaaggttttatttatttattcatgagagacacagaaagagcgGCAGGGAcacggcagaggaagaagcaggctccctgcccagagcctgatgcaggactcaatccccccaccagggaccatgccctgagccaaaggcagaggctc is a window encoding:
- the LOC112912647 gene encoding mitochondrial nicotinamide adenine dinucleotide transporter SLC25A51-like yields the protein MVDSEAHEKRPTAHPNIFKTRSVTSHVGEMKHYCAAFNNVAITYPVQKVLFRQQLYGIKTRDAVLQLRRDGFRNLYCGILPPLMQKTTTLALMFGLYEDLSCLLRKHISTPEFATRSVAAVLAGTTEAIFTPLERVQTLLQDHKHHDKFTNTCQAFKALKCHGIREYYQGLIPVLFRNGFSNVLLFGLGGPVKEHLPTAKTHSAHLVNDFICGGLLGAMLGILFFPVNVVKTLMQSQISGEFQSFPKVFQKIWLERDRKLTNLFRGAHLNYHRSLISWGIINTTYEFLLKII